One stretch of Mus pahari chromosome 5, PAHARI_EIJ_v1.1, whole genome shotgun sequence DNA includes these proteins:
- the C5H1orf226 gene encoding uncharacterized protein C1orf226 homolog isoform X3, producing the protein MFENLNTTLTPKLQASHSFPHLSRPGAQGSIAPGSGEPGGPGLRVGSSQHLRNLGKAVGAKVNDLLRRKESSSLGSVGVMEINKTAGAQLPGGEDTACGPWLEDERSVQEAFPLLDPPPPITRKRTPRALKTTQDMLISSQPVLSNLEYGTELSPGQAQDSPPTAQPVSADTSRPESTVEMGEKGEALPNGEVSLLVPDLIHKNTQEEAKLKAPEGRKSSSPGPIERNGLKLSLSPISLAESWENGSPPPQARTSSLDNEGLHPDLLSFE; encoded by the exons ATGTTTGAGAATTTGAACACAACCCTCACTCcaaagctccaggccagccattCCTTTCCCCACCTGTCCAGACCTGGGGCCCAAGGCTCCATCGCCCCTGGCTCTGGAGAGCCAGGAGGACCAGGACTGAGGGTGGGCAGCAGCCAACACCTAAGGAATCTGGGCAAAGCTGTGGGGGCCAAGGTCAATGACCTCCTGCGGAGAAAGGAGTCCTCAAGCCTGGGCAGTGTGGGCGTGATGGAGATTAATAAGACGGCTGGAGCCCAGCTGCCTGGTGGGGAAGACACAGCCTGTGGACCCTGGCTGGAGGATGAAAG GTCAGTCCAAGAAGCCTTCCCTCTGCTGGATCCTCCACCTCCCATAACCCGGAAGCGAACCCCTCGGGCCCTGAAGACCACCCAGGACATGTTGATTTCATCGCAGCCCGTCCTAAGCAATCTAGAATATGGGACAGAATTGTCACCGGGGCAGGCTCAGGACTCTCCACCCACTGCTCAGCCTGTCTCTGCAGACACTTCACGGCCGGAGTCTACCGTTGAAATGGGAGAGAAGGGTGAGGCTCTGCCCAATGGTGAGGTGTCCCTGTTGGTACCTGACCTAATACACAAGAACACCCAGGAGGAAGCCAAGCTAAAGGCACCGGAGGGCAGGAAATCCTCCTCCCCTGGCCCCATTGAGAgaaatggcctcaaactcagcttGAGCCCCATCAGCCTGGCTGAGTCCTGGGAGAACGGCAGTCCACCTCCCCAGGCACGGACTTCCAGCCTTGACAATGAAGGCCTTCACCCGGACCTACTGTCCTTTGAGTAG
- the Spata46 gene encoding spermatogenesis-associated protein 46, whose translation MSRCVTSIPLCGQSMDNYSLLSTPRPRISSSALSAFPDIMSSLATSLPDLGDTQNGEQLRRNCTIYRPWFSPYSYFVCTDKESHLEAYGFPEVDREEGRGDNCLLEDVAESVCSSSSSQENTYPREANRKSKHGLDSITSQDILMASKWHPAQQNGYKCAACCRMYPTLHSLKSHIKGGFKEGFSCKVYYRKLKTLWGKEQKARTGDRISLGSCQAFK comes from the exons ATGAGCCGGTGTGTGACCTCCATTCCCCTGTGTGGTCAGAGCATGGATAACTACTCACTCCTCAGCACTCCCAGGCCTCGTATCTCGTCCTCTGCCCTGAGTGCTTTTCCGGACATAATGTCCTCACTTGCCACCAGCTTGCCAG ACCTGGGGGACACCCAGAATGGGGAGCAGCTGAGACGGAACTGCACCATCTACCGGCCCTGGTTTTCCCCTTACAGCTACTTCGTCTGCACAGACAAAGAGAGCCACCTGGAGGCCTATGGGTTCCCAGAGGTGGAccgggaagagggcagaggggatAACTGCCTTCTCGAGGACGTGGCGGAAAGCGTCtgctcatcttcttcctcccaagagaACACATACCCCAGGGAGGCCAACAGGAAATCCAAGCATGGTTTGGATTCTATCACATCCCAGGACATCTTAATGGCTTCCAAGTGGCACCCAGCCCAGCAGAATGGCTACAAGTGTGCAGCCTGTTGCCGAATGTACCCCACTCTGCACTCCCTCAAGAGCCACATCAAGGGGGGTTTCAAGGAGGGTTTCAGCTGTAAGGTATACTACCGAAAGCTCAAAACCCTCTGGGGCAAGGAGCAGAAGGCCCGGACAGGAGATAGGATCTCCTTGGGCAGCTGCCAGGCCTTCAAGTAG